In the Corynebacterium gerontici genome, one interval contains:
- a CDS encoding flavin monoamine oxidase family protein encodes MAHSKGSIGIIGAGFAGLISARELERLGYDVEIFEARDRIGGRTWTEERMGYTLEIGGTWVHWMQPFIWAEITRYGSEIVASPVCDEAFWIVGDKVHRGKEADVDEKLAAVQAKIFERSRELFPLPHAPWTNRDAVEAADTGTVLDCVRNGEFSDEEVALANAYWNAGYNGESRTASPIMAAHWASLSDHRLSLLDDQTLRYKLVGGMKRIYTKIREDIRGEVHLNSRVTKVDDLDAGKGVDITLEDGTTRHFDQLVVTLPIGALRTIDFTGDLPKHAKEAMVEGWNCTGHKVWVKIKGHRKVLAYAPDGHPLALLRSEYFLDDDTTICVGFGPDHAAIDLNSVEEVQKALDAWEADLEVVDTFSHDWVEDEFTGQTWATPRTGQFLHGHPEKLRHGNLIFAGSDWAAGWNSFVDGAIETGFRAAREIDELHS; translated from the coding sequence ATGGCACATTCCAAAGGTTCCATCGGCATCATCGGCGCGGGTTTCGCCGGACTCATCTCTGCGCGCGAACTCGAGCGCCTCGGCTATGACGTGGAAATTTTTGAAGCACGTGACCGCATCGGCGGTCGCACCTGGACCGAAGAGCGGATGGGCTACACGCTAGAAATCGGCGGCACCTGGGTCCACTGGATGCAGCCATTCATCTGGGCAGAGATCACCCGTTACGGCTCTGAAATTGTGGCGTCCCCCGTGTGTGACGAGGCATTCTGGATCGTTGGCGACAAGGTACACCGCGGTAAGGAAGCCGATGTGGACGAAAAGCTCGCCGCTGTCCAAGCAAAGATTTTCGAGCGTTCCCGTGAGCTTTTCCCGCTACCCCACGCACCCTGGACCAACCGCGATGCCGTGGAGGCCGCAGACACCGGCACTGTGCTCGACTGCGTCCGTAATGGCGAATTCAGCGACGAGGAAGTTGCACTCGCTAACGCATACTGGAATGCCGGATACAACGGCGAATCCCGCACCGCTTCGCCAATCATGGCGGCGCACTGGGCTTCGCTTTCAGACCATCGCCTTTCGCTGCTGGATGATCAAACGCTTCGCTACAAGCTCGTCGGCGGCATGAAGCGCATCTACACCAAGATCCGCGAAGACATCCGCGGCGAGGTGCACCTGAACTCGCGCGTGACCAAGGTCGACGATCTTGACGCAGGCAAGGGCGTCGACATCACACTGGAAGACGGCACCACCCGCCACTTTGACCAGCTCGTGGTCACCCTCCCCATCGGCGCACTACGAACCATCGACTTCACCGGCGATCTGCCCAAGCACGCCAAGGAGGCCATGGTCGAAGGATGGAACTGCACCGGCCATAAAGTCTGGGTGAAGATCAAGGGACACCGCAAAGTGCTGGCCTACGCCCCCGACGGCCACCCGCTCGCCCTGCTTCGCTCCGAGTACTTCTTGGACGACGACACCACCATCTGCGTCGGCTTTGGCCCCGACCACGCTGCCATCGATCTCAACAGCGTCGAGGAAGTCCAGAAGGCACTCGATGCGTGGGAGGCTGACCTAGAAGTGGTTGACACCTTCAGCCACGATTGGGTCGAGGATGAATTCACCGGCCAGACCTGGGCCACACCTCGCACCGGCCAATTCCTCCACGGCCACCCCGAGAAGCTGCGCCACGGCAACTTGATTTTCGCCGGTTCCGACTGGGCAGCCGGTTGGAACTCCTTCGTGGATGGCGCGATTGAGACTGGCTTCCGAGCCGCTCGAGAAATCGACGAGTTACACTCCTAA
- a CDS encoding APC family permease — protein MATTDKEHALQGHLGAGSLMMLIIAASAPLTAVAGGAPTSYAVTGMVEVPMGYLVLGVVLLIFAVGYAAMSSNITNAGALYAYIATGLGKRHGLAAAWLALVSYNAMQIGLYGIVGVTISGTLSALLGIEVSWWIAALVCWLVTALLGAMNIDASAKVIGVLVLLEFAVVAFVDFIGLANPAEGLSAQAFDPAGFAGPGVGAALAFGMAAFMGFESATIYAEEAKDPKRSVPRATYGALMLIAGFYAFSAWAIGQGVGDSQIVDRARELGPELIFVFLEEGGHGGLATVGRIIFVTSLLAALFAFHNAVARYALVLGREGVLPEKLGRTHPKTHAPIYASLAQSALALLFIVGFAAYGEATNAGPEFPVLTMFSWLTNAGAFGIVFLLLITSIAVVMFFRGDREHNVFVRVIAPVLAMIGLAVIFIEILIHFDVMVGQEGFHPLVVGMPSVILLTGVAGYIRGEMLRRSNPELYECIGTGVGVAA, from the coding sequence ATGGCAACAACAGACAAGGAACACGCCCTCCAGGGGCATTTGGGTGCCGGATCGCTGATGATGTTGATCATCGCAGCTTCAGCGCCACTGACCGCCGTCGCCGGTGGTGCGCCAACCAGTTATGCAGTCACAGGCATGGTGGAAGTGCCGATGGGGTACCTCGTGCTCGGCGTCGTGCTTCTGATCTTCGCTGTTGGCTACGCGGCCATGAGCAGCAACATCACCAATGCCGGTGCCCTGTATGCCTATATCGCCACTGGCTTGGGTAAGCGACACGGACTCGCCGCTGCTTGGCTGGCGTTGGTGAGTTATAACGCCATGCAGATCGGCCTCTACGGCATTGTGGGGGTGACGATTTCTGGAACGCTCTCGGCGCTACTTGGAATAGAAGTGAGCTGGTGGATCGCGGCGTTGGTGTGTTGGTTGGTGACGGCACTTCTTGGTGCGATGAACATTGATGCTTCTGCAAAAGTCATCGGAGTCTTGGTGTTGCTGGAATTCGCGGTCGTTGCATTCGTGGATTTCATCGGCCTGGCCAACCCGGCGGAAGGTTTGAGCGCGCAAGCTTTCGATCCCGCTGGATTTGCTGGGCCTGGCGTTGGTGCGGCATTGGCATTCGGCATGGCAGCATTCATGGGTTTTGAATCCGCCACGATCTACGCAGAGGAAGCAAAAGACCCCAAGCGTTCCGTGCCACGGGCAACGTATGGTGCATTGATGTTGATCGCTGGCTTTTACGCCTTCTCGGCTTGGGCTATTGGCCAAGGAGTTGGCGACTCTCAAATCGTCGACCGCGCACGTGAGCTTGGTCCTGAGCTCATTTTCGTTTTTCTCGAAGAAGGTGGCCACGGTGGGTTAGCAACTGTTGGCCGCATCATCTTTGTAACCTCGCTGCTCGCGGCGCTGTTTGCATTCCATAACGCTGTGGCGCGTTACGCACTTGTGCTCGGCCGTGAAGGCGTTCTGCCGGAAAAGCTCGGACGCACTCATCCGAAAACCCACGCCCCGATCTATGCTTCCCTCGCGCAGTCGGCACTCGCACTGCTGTTCATTGTAGGTTTCGCCGCCTACGGTGAGGCCACCAATGCGGGACCGGAATTCCCGGTTCTCACCATGTTCTCCTGGCTGACCAACGCTGGTGCGTTCGGCATTGTGTTCCTGCTGCTGATCACCTCAATCGCGGTTGTGATGTTCTTCAGGGGAGACCGCGAGCACAATGTCTTCGTGCGGGTGATCGCGCCTGTGCTGGCGATGATTGGCCTGGCCGTGATCTTCATCGAAATCTTGATTCACTTTGATGTGATGGTGGGGCAAGAGGGTTTCCATCCGCTGGTCGTAGGTATGCCCTCGGTGATTCTTCTTACCGGCGTTGCTGGCTATATTCGTGGCGAAATGCTGCGACGCAGCAATCCTGAGCTGTATGAATGCATTGGAACGGGCGTGGGCGTTGCAGCTTAA
- a CDS encoding MFS transporter, which translates to MQDWKRVSLAMFAIGFGANHFAPLLPVYRAELSLTQSKVTLLLAIYILGLVPALVLGGTRSDYLGRRAVMRPAAVISLFGTLLLMFFPERFEIVVAAGRLVTGIAVGLMLAAGAAWLKELTAANGGSIALGAKRATVATSAGFGLGPAVSGAMAQWLPAPLYTPLAAHLLLIIVSGMAVWNVPETAPPCEVSPRGWSLPSFRILLWAPWVFGAATTAFATLPTFLSTEADIAFAGLIASMTMLSGVAVQQAVNRRILNTGRAPVGVGLFLAAVGMVLGAWIAHSHSVFAMLLTAPVLGAAYGTLMVSGLFLVQNAAHKDDLGQHTAIYYSATYLGFFAPWILSLLSQVIDQEWSLLFGAFVAVATATVARR; encoded by the coding sequence ATGCAGGATTGGAAAAGGGTCTCTCTGGCGATGTTCGCAATAGGTTTCGGCGCGAATCACTTTGCTCCACTCCTACCCGTTTATCGGGCAGAACTTTCACTCACCCAGTCCAAAGTGACCCTTCTTTTAGCCATCTACATTCTCGGCCTCGTACCCGCACTCGTCCTCGGCGGCACTCGTTCCGACTACCTTGGCCGCAGAGCCGTCATGCGCCCCGCAGCGGTGATTTCCCTTTTTGGCACCCTGTTGTTGATGTTCTTTCCCGAACGTTTTGAGATCGTCGTGGCTGCGGGACGTCTAGTCACCGGAATCGCAGTGGGGCTCATGCTGGCAGCCGGAGCAGCGTGGTTGAAAGAGCTCACTGCAGCTAATGGCGGATCCATAGCGTTGGGCGCAAAGCGCGCAACCGTGGCAACATCCGCTGGCTTCGGGTTAGGCCCCGCCGTCAGTGGCGCCATGGCCCAATGGTTACCCGCACCGCTATACACCCCATTAGCGGCCCACCTGCTGCTTATTATCGTCTCTGGCATGGCAGTGTGGAACGTCCCCGAGACCGCCCCTCCATGCGAAGTTTCTCCGCGAGGATGGAGCCTACCTTCCTTCAGGATTCTATTGTGGGCACCCTGGGTGTTCGGGGCAGCCACCACTGCTTTTGCAACTCTCCCCACATTCCTCAGCACCGAGGCAGACATTGCCTTTGCCGGCTTGATCGCCTCGATGACGATGCTCAGCGGGGTGGCCGTGCAACAGGCTGTGAATCGCAGGATCCTCAACACTGGGCGCGCTCCGGTAGGCGTCGGGCTTTTCTTGGCTGCCGTGGGGATGGTGCTCGGCGCCTGGATCGCACATAGCCACTCAGTTTTCGCAATGCTTCTTACCGCGCCCGTTCTGGGAGCAGCTTACGGCACCCTCATGGTGTCGGGGCTATTCCTAGTGCAGAATGCAGCGCATAAAGATGACCTGGGACAACATACGGCCATCTACTATTCCGCCACGTACCTCGGGTTTTTTGCCCCGTGGATACTATCGCTGCTGTCCCAGGTCATTGACCAGGAATGGTCATTACTGTTCGGAGCTTTCGTGGCCGTTGCTACGGCCACCGTGGCGCGTCGTTAA